In the genome of Cuculus canorus isolate bCucCan1 chromosome 28, bCucCan1.pri, whole genome shotgun sequence, one region contains:
- the LOC128849365 gene encoding scale keratin-like gives MSCYDLCQPKTSVAVPQPIAESCNELCARQCPDSTAFIQPPPVVVTFPGPILSSFPQQAVVGSSGAPAFGGNLGLGGLYGAGATLGSGGLCTPARPYVSPACSPCVLPRYSKKLWDTCGPC, from the coding sequence ATGTCTTGCTACGACCTGTGCCAACCAAAAACCAGCGTGGCCGTCCCCCAGCCCATCGCTGAGAGCTGCAATGAGCTGTGTGCCCGCCAGTGCCCCGACTCCACAGCCTTCATCCAGCCTCCGCCCGTGGTTGTCACCTTCCCCggccccatcctcagctccttcccccagcAAGCCGTGGTGGGCTCCTCCGGAGCACCCGCCTTTGGGGGCaacctggggctggggggcctCTACGGGGCCGGGGCCACGCTGGGCTCGGGGGGCCTCTGCACCCCTGCCAGACCCTATGTTTCTCCCGCCTGCAGCCCTTGCGTCTTGCCGCGCTACAGCAAGAAGCTCTGGGACACCTGTGGGCCCTGCTAG
- the LOC128849359 gene encoding scale keratin-like — MSCYDLCPPKTGVAVPQPIAESCNDLCARQCPDSTAFIQPPPVVVTFPGPILSSFPQQAVVGSSGAPAFGGNLGLGGLYGAGATLGSGGLCTPARPYVSPACSPCVLPRYSKKLWDTCGPC, encoded by the coding sequence ATGTCTTGCTACGACCTGTGCCCACCAAAAACCGGCGTGGCTGTCCCCCAGCCCATCGCTGAGAGCTGCAACGATCTGTGCGCCCGCCAGTGCCCCGACTCCACAGCCTTCATCCAGCCTCCGCCTGTGGTTGTCACCTTCCCCggccccatcctcagctccttcccccagcAAGCTGTGGTGGGCTCCTCTGGAGCACCCGCCTTTGGGGGCaacctggggctggggggcctCTACGGGGCCGGGGCCACGCTGGGCTCGGGGGGCCTCTGCACCCCTGCCAGACCCTATGTTTCTCCCGCCTGCAGCCCTTGTGTCTTGCCGCGCTACAGCAAGAAGCTCTGGGACACCTGTGGGCCCTGCTAG